One Sphaeramia orbicularis chromosome 21, fSphaOr1.1, whole genome shotgun sequence DNA window includes the following coding sequences:
- the olig1 gene encoding oligodendrocyte transcription factor 1, with translation MNVLSNPVIQAQDPSLPLCVPGSVQDLPRCPPGFNLGSRLNPAPMLGLQGAQRSTKPQRELSPEEQQELRRKINSRERKRMQDLNIAMDALREVMVPYASSPSSSSSQSHQPGAPPGRRLSKISTLVLARNYILLLGSSLQEMRRLLGEVSVGVGVNSGPVPRLLLAGGWPLISSPSQLLLTQESFLRSAPSSSSTSSPSSSSSSSSSSVAKCPLLSPGPMEALLAPVQWSSAGASGGPLCPCGVCRLPRFSHSTPAPRFPK, from the coding sequence ATGAATGTGCTGTCGAACCCGGTGATCCAAGCCCAGGACCCGTCTCTACCTCTGTGTGTCCCCGGGTCTGTCCAGGACTTACCCCGCTGCCCTCCAGGGTTCAACCTGGGCTCCCGTCTAAACCCTGCACCCATGCTTGGCCTTCAGGGCGCCCAAAGATCAACCAAACCTCAGAGGGAGCTGAGCCCAGAGGAGCAGCAGGAGCTCAGGAGGAAGATCAACAGCCGGGAGAGAAAGAGGATGCAGGACCTGAACATCGCCATGGACGCCCTCAGGGAAGTCATGGTACCGTACGcctcctctccatcctcttcctcatctcaGTCCCATCAGCCCGGTGCTCCTCCAGGTCGAAGGCTCTCCAAGATATCCACCCTAGTCCTGGCCAGAAACTACATCCTCCTCCTGGGCTCGTCTCTGCAGGAGATGCGACGGCTGCTGGGGGAGGTGAGCGTGGGGGTGGGAGTGAACTCGGGGCCGGTGCCTCGGCTCCTTCTCGCAGGAGGTTGGCCCCTCATCTCCAGCCCCAGTCAGCTCCTCCTCACCCAGGAATCCTTCCTCAGGTCAGCCCCCTCCTCCTCATCCACCTCATCACCCTCTTCTTCGTCCTCCTCTTCATCGTCCTCTGTTGCTAAATGTCCCCTGCTGTCTCCGGGCCCCATGGAGGCCTTGCTGGCTCCAGTGCAGTGGAGCTCTGCAGGGGCCTCTGGGGGTCCACTGTGCCCCTGTGGAGTGTGCAGACTGCCCAGATTCAGCCATTCCACTCCAGCTCCCAGATTTCCAAAGTGA